The Halosimplex litoreum genome has a window encoding:
- the dapA gene encoding 4-hydroxy-tetrahydrodipicolinate synthase produces MTTFQFRGVYPAMCTPFDDDGSIDFETLREDAQRLERAGVDGLVPCGSTGESATLTHDEHIEVVEAVVDAVGDVPVIAGSGSNNTREALSLSRRAADAGADALLLISPYYNKPEQRGFVEHFERIADEIELPQIVYNVPSRTGRNIEPATVAELADHPNIQGYKAASGDMGQISEIVERTRDTDLDVLSGDDGMTLPMLSVGATGGISVAANVEPERTCAMVGAALAGDFERAREIHHRLGPLFRALFVETNPIPVKEAMGIRGYSSARMRSPLTRLSEQYRDDLATILDDLESETFDSENDYVEAER; encoded by the coding sequence ATGACAACGTTTCAGTTCCGCGGCGTGTACCCCGCCATGTGCACGCCGTTCGACGACGACGGCAGTATCGACTTCGAGACACTCCGAGAAGACGCCCAACGGCTCGAACGCGCGGGCGTCGACGGGCTCGTCCCCTGCGGATCGACCGGAGAGTCGGCGACGCTCACCCACGACGAACACATCGAAGTCGTCGAGGCGGTCGTCGACGCCGTCGGCGACGTGCCCGTCATCGCCGGCTCCGGCTCGAACAACACCCGCGAGGCGCTGTCGCTGTCCCGCCGCGCGGCCGACGCCGGTGCGGACGCCCTGCTCCTCATCTCGCCGTACTACAACAAGCCCGAACAGCGAGGGTTCGTCGAGCACTTCGAGCGCATCGCCGACGAGATCGAACTCCCGCAGATCGTCTACAATGTCCCCTCCCGGACCGGCCGTAACATCGAGCCCGCCACCGTCGCCGAGCTCGCCGATCACCCCAATATCCAGGGATACAAGGCCGCAAGCGGCGACATGGGACAGATCAGCGAGATCGTCGAGCGGACCCGGGACACCGACCTCGACGTGCTCTCGGGCGACGACGGCATGACGCTGCCGATGCTCTCGGTCGGCGCCACGGGGGGTATCAGCGTGGCCGCCAACGTCGAGCCCGAGCGGACCTGTGCCATGGTCGGCGCGGCGCTGGCCGGCGACTTCGAGCGCGCTCGCGAGATCCACCACCGACTCGGTCCGCTCTTTCGCGCGCTGTTCGTCGAGACCAATCCGATCCCGGTCAAGGAGGCCATGGGGATCCGCGGCTACAGCTCGGCGCGGATGCGCTCGCCGCTGACGCGGCTCTCCGAGCAGTACCGCGACGACCTGGCGACGATCCTCGACGACCTGGAATCCGAAACGTTCGATTCCGAGAACGACTACGTCGAGGCCGAACGATGA
- the dapB gene encoding 4-hydroxy-tetrahydrodipicolinate reductase, translating to MSTTIAVNGAAGRMGKTVIETAAEREDVEVVVGFHATEAGEIDGVPVVDGEEAADALAEYDVDAVVDFATPEAAVSVAGTCADAGVALVVGTTGFDDDQLDALDAAGESVPVLKATNFSRGIQALLRTVREAVGALDGYDLELMETHHNDKVDAPSGTANTILETVQDQRDVEPVYGREGHAPREDDEIGVFARRAGDVRGEHELVLAGNDEVVSLSHRAEDRAVFAAGALDAAAWLAGREAGRYEFGTVVDES from the coding sequence ATGAGCACGACGATCGCGGTCAACGGCGCCGCCGGGCGCATGGGGAAGACAGTGATCGAGACGGCCGCCGAGCGCGAGGACGTCGAGGTCGTCGTCGGCTTCCACGCCACCGAGGCCGGCGAGATCGACGGCGTCCCGGTCGTCGACGGTGAGGAGGCGGCCGATGCCCTGGCGGAGTACGACGTGGACGCTGTCGTCGACTTCGCGACGCCCGAAGCGGCCGTCTCGGTCGCCGGCACCTGCGCGGACGCGGGCGTCGCGCTCGTGGTCGGGACGACGGGTTTCGACGACGACCAGCTGGACGCCCTCGACGCGGCGGGCGAGTCCGTGCCCGTCCTCAAGGCCACCAACTTCTCGCGGGGCATCCAGGCGCTCCTTCGGACCGTCCGCGAGGCCGTCGGCGCCCTCGACGGCTACGACCTGGAACTGATGGAGACCCACCACAACGACAAGGTCGACGCGCCCTCCGGGACCGCGAACACCATTCTGGAGACCGTACAGGACCAGCGCGACGTGGAACCGGTCTACGGCCGCGAGGGCCACGCCCCGCGTGAGGACGACGAGATCGGCGTGTTCGCTCGTCGCGCGGGCGACGTCCGCGGCGAGCACGAACTCGTCCTGGCGGGCAACGACGAAGTGGTGTCGCTGTCGCACCGCGCGGAGGACCGCGCGGTGTTCGCCGCCGGCGCGCTCGACGCCGCAGCGTGGCTCGCTGGGCGCGAGGCGGGCCGCTACGAGTTCGGAACCGTCGTCGACGAGTCCTGA
- a CDS encoding 2,3,4,5-tetrahydropyridine-2,6-dicarboxylate N-succinyltransferase, whose product MSLQSDIADLWTRKQEGLTAADATDDHLATLDDFLAALEAGDVRAAEKSGGEWEANEWVKQGILLNFGLRDTEAREYGDVTYHDVLPLRETADLNERGTRNTPDGTVIRRGAYVGSDAILMSPAFVNIGAHVGDGTLVDSCDTVGSCAQIGDDVKLGANTLIGGVLEPVEDAPVIVEDGVSLGAGCRVTSGFVVGENSIVGENTLLTPRIPVYDLVEEEILYGELPPERRAFTRFVESSVSDHDLIDGGAYKPAVVATSVEEETLEATEREDALRE is encoded by the coding sequence ATGAGCCTGCAATCCGACATCGCGGACCTCTGGACCCGAAAGCAAGAGGGCCTGACGGCCGCCGACGCGACCGACGACCACCTCGCGACGCTCGACGACTTCCTCGCCGCGCTCGAAGCCGGCGACGTGCGCGCCGCCGAGAAGTCGGGCGGCGAGTGGGAGGCCAACGAGTGGGTCAAGCAGGGTATCCTCCTGAACTTCGGCCTGCGCGACACCGAAGCCCGCGAGTACGGCGACGTGACATATCACGACGTGCTGCCGCTGCGTGAGACGGCCGATCTGAACGAGCGCGGGACCCGAAACACGCCGGACGGCACGGTCATCCGCCGCGGTGCCTACGTCGGCAGCGACGCCATCCTGATGTCCCCGGCGTTCGTCAACATCGGCGCCCACGTCGGCGACGGGACGCTCGTCGACTCCTGTGACACCGTCGGGTCCTGTGCGCAGATCGGTGACGACGTCAAACTCGGCGCGAACACGCTCATCGGCGGCGTGCTCGAACCGGTCGAGGACGCGCCGGTCATCGTCGAGGACGGCGTCTCGCTGGGCGCGGGCTGTCGCGTCACGAGCGGGTTCGTCGTCGGCGAGAACTCCATCGTCGGCGAGAACACGCTGCTCACGCCGCGTATCCCCGTCTACGACCTCGTCGAGGAGGAGATCCTCTACGGCGAACTCCCGCCCGAGCGCCGGGCCTTCACCCGCTTCGTCGAGTCGTCGGTTTCGGATCACGACCTCATCGACGGCGGCGCCTACAAGCCCGCGGTCGTCGCCACGAGCGTCGAGGAGGAGACTCTCGAAGCGACCGAGCGGGAAGACGCGTTGCGGGAGTGA
- a CDS encoding antitoxin VapB family protein translates to MGTKTISLADDAYEKLKRHKREGESFSDVVRRLAGDVPLSEYYGALEQDTADELEQIVEDRREERANSHRRRVDDLRDALE, encoded by the coding sequence ATGGGGACGAAAACGATTTCACTGGCGGACGACGCCTACGAGAAGCTGAAACGCCACAAGCGAGAGGGAGAGAGCTTCAGCGACGTGGTCCGGCGACTCGCGGGCGACGTTCCCCTCTCGGAGTACTACGGTGCGCTGGAGCAGGACACTGCCGACGAACTGGAGCAGATCGTCGAGGACCGACGGGAGGAACGCGCGAACTCCCATCGTCGACGAGTCGACGACCTGCGAGACGCGCTCGAATGA
- a CDS encoding PIN domain-containing protein produces the protein MILDSTFLIDVLRGDEQVSERVAEIDDAGTPCVSSVTVMELIEGIYLADASTSERDAVEDLIENLTELPFDRRCAMEAGRVNAGLIRDGERIDEADVMIAATALVHDHAVVTRNVDHFDRIEPVTVVTY, from the coding sequence ATGATCCTCGACTCGACGTTCCTCATCGACGTGCTCCGCGGGGACGAGCAGGTCTCCGAACGGGTCGCGGAGATCGACGACGCTGGGACGCCCTGCGTGAGTTCGGTGACCGTGATGGAGTTGATAGAGGGGATCTACCTGGCCGACGCGTCCACGTCGGAACGGGACGCGGTCGAGGACCTGATCGAGAATCTCACCGAGCTACCGTTCGACCGCCGGTGTGCGATGGAGGCCGGACGGGTGAACGCGGGTCTGATCCGAGATGGCGAGCGGATCGACGAGGCAGACGTGATGATAGCGGCGACGGCGCTCGTACACGACCACGCGGTGGTCACCCGGAACGTCGACCACTTCGACCGGATCGAACCGGTGACGGTCGTGACTTACTGA
- a CDS encoding Nmad3 family putative nucleotide modification protein — translation MTVVCCGVGADTGNVRPVPGVDADGRFEYVPIPEKGATTETATYGSLDRRHGEGTLADLLDGIRPGSDGEWVTDPAAIRDCSVHHDPNLTALTYGEHRPGYVAKLRELQPGDIVAFYGGFPGPDSDYKHRYLFGYFSVAEPPVVLDPEADREDVAAALAEHPENAHAKRFAGHGDLYYHDPAFTDRPRPVVIVPGEEPGGVLDRAVRLSDRRRGPNYYMREGVADALAPASSSDHGTHLGGFKPAVRCEIDAERFRAFLRRSA, via the coding sequence GTGACAGTCGTCTGTTGTGGCGTCGGCGCCGACACCGGGAACGTCCGCCCGGTCCCGGGCGTCGACGCCGATGGCCGCTTCGAGTACGTCCCCATCCCTGAGAAGGGCGCGACGACCGAGACGGCCACGTACGGCTCGCTCGACCGGCGCCACGGCGAGGGGACGCTCGCCGACCTGCTCGACGGGATCCGCCCGGGCAGCGACGGCGAGTGGGTTACCGACCCGGCGGCGATCCGGGACTGCTCGGTCCACCACGACCCGAACCTGACGGCGTTGACCTACGGCGAGCACCGGCCGGGGTACGTGGCGAAGCTGCGCGAACTGCAACCGGGCGATATCGTCGCGTTCTACGGCGGTTTCCCGGGACCGGACAGCGACTACAAACACCGTTATCTGTTCGGCTACTTTTCCGTCGCGGAGCCGCCGGTCGTGCTCGACCCCGAGGCGGATCGCGAGGACGTGGCGGCGGCCCTCGCCGAGCACCCCGAAAACGCCCACGCCAAGCGCTTCGCCGGCCACGGCGACCTGTACTACCACGATCCGGCGTTTACCGACCGGCCGCGACCGGTCGTGATCGTCCCCGGCGAAGAACCCGGCGGTGTCCTCGACCGCGCAGTGCGGCTCAGCGACCGTCGACGCGGACCGAACTACTACATGAGAGAGGGGGTCGCGGACGCGCTGGCGCCGGCGTCGTCGAGCGACCACGGAACGCACCTGGGCGGGTTCAAACCCGCGGTGCGATGCGAGATCGACGCCGAGCGGTTCCGAGCGTTCCTCCGACGGTCGGCCTGA
- a CDS encoding ABC transporter ATP-binding protein, whose amino-acid sequence MAAIEADAVSKRYGTEVALDRVDLTVAEGETFGFLGPNGAGKSTFINVLLDFAKPTDGSASIFGNDCQGAGVAARDRIGVLPEGYSVFDRLTGRQHVEYAMDSKDVDGDPSRILDRVGILDDADRTASDYSKGMAQRLVLGMALVGEPDLLILDEPSTGLDPNGAAEMRSILEAENERGATVFFSSHILEQVEAVCDRVGILQNGELVAVDTIEGLRESLGGGTKLVITLDRLDDGTLESVRSVGGVETAVARDETTLEVTCTNDAKMDILVELHDAGVDVVNFRTEEASLEDMFIEYTGSR is encoded by the coding sequence ATGGCAGCTATCGAAGCGGACGCGGTATCGAAGCGCTACGGGACGGAGGTCGCCCTCGACCGGGTCGACCTCACCGTCGCGGAGGGCGAGACGTTCGGCTTCCTCGGTCCCAACGGCGCGGGCAAGTCGACGTTCATCAACGTCCTGCTGGACTTCGCCAAACCGACGGACGGGTCGGCGTCGATCTTCGGCAACGACTGCCAGGGCGCGGGCGTGGCCGCCCGCGACCGGATCGGCGTGCTCCCGGAGGGGTACTCCGTGTTCGACCGGCTGACCGGTCGCCAGCACGTCGAGTACGCCATGGACTCGAAGGACGTCGACGGCGACCCCAGTCGAATCCTCGACCGGGTCGGGATCCTCGACGACGCCGACCGGACGGCCAGCGACTACTCCAAGGGGATGGCCCAGCGACTGGTGCTGGGGATGGCGCTCGTGGGGGAGCCGGACCTGCTGATCCTCGACGAGCCCTCCACGGGGCTGGATCCCAACGGCGCCGCCGAGATGCGGTCGATCCTCGAGGCGGAGAACGAGCGGGGCGCGACGGTCTTCTTCTCGTCGCACATCCTCGAACAGGTCGAGGCGGTCTGCGACAGGGTCGGTATCCTCCAGAACGGCGAGCTCGTCGCCGTCGACACCATCGAAGGGCTGCGCGAGTCGCTGGGCGGGGGGACGAAGCTCGTGATCACCCTCGACCGACTCGACGACGGGACCCTCGAAAGCGTCCGGTCGGTCGGGGGCGTCGAGACCGCGGTCGCCCGCGACGAGACGACCCTCGAAGTGACGTGTACGAACGACGCGAAGATGGACATCCTCGTGGAACTCCACGACGCCGGCGTCGACGTGGTGAACTTCCGCACGGAGGAGGCCTCCCTCGAGGACATGTTCATCGAGTACACCGGCAGCCGATGA
- a CDS encoding ABC transporter permease, producing the protein MTWRTVANRDWRLTVDARSAKALLGLVVLGVLVAGYIYPVVTPGPHTTSQFPEFVEGILTTLVPFVGVLLGYNAVVSDRESGAIRLSLSLPQSRSDVVLGTYASRTGLLAATLAGSLAAAGALVVYPFGELQLGRFLVFVALTVAYGAVWSGLGIAVSLAVATKRRALVVGFVFLFLFVVVWDALEAAALLGLSAAGIVDGELPGLAELVFGLEPGRAFGRATAGLVDPTRSVEGAWYLGGWVALAVLALWVVGPIGLAYARFARRDLS; encoded by the coding sequence ATGACCTGGCGAACCGTCGCGAACCGGGACTGGCGGCTGACCGTCGACGCCCGCTCGGCGAAGGCGTTGCTCGGGCTCGTCGTCCTCGGCGTCCTCGTAGCGGGCTACATCTATCCGGTCGTCACCCCCGGGCCGCACACGACCAGCCAGTTCCCCGAGTTCGTCGAGGGGATCCTGACGACGCTGGTGCCGTTCGTGGGCGTCCTGCTCGGCTACAACGCCGTCGTCAGCGACCGCGAGTCGGGGGCGATCCGCCTGTCGCTGTCGCTCCCCCAGAGCCGCTCGGACGTCGTCCTCGGGACCTACGCCAGCCGAACCGGACTGCTCGCGGCGACGCTCGCGGGCTCGCTGGCCGCGGCCGGCGCGCTCGTCGTCTATCCCTTCGGCGAACTCCAGCTCGGTCGATTCCTGGTCTTCGTCGCGCTGACGGTCGCCTACGGTGCGGTCTGGAGCGGGCTCGGGATCGCCGTCTCGCTGGCGGTCGCGACCAAGCGGCGCGCGCTCGTGGTCGGATTCGTGTTCCTGTTCCTGTTCGTCGTCGTCTGGGACGCCCTGGAGGCGGCGGCGTTGCTCGGCCTCTCGGCGGCGGGGATCGTCGACGGTGAACTTCCCGGGCTCGCCGAGTTGGTGTTCGGGCTGGAACCCGGGCGGGCCTTCGGGCGAGCGACGGCCGGGCTGGTCGACCCGACCCGGAGCGTCGAGGGTGCCTGGTATCTCGGCGGGTGGGTGGCGCTGGCGGTACTGGCGCTGTGGGTCGTCGGGCCGATCGGGCTCGCTTACGCCCGCTTCGCGCGGAGGGATCTGTCGTGA
- a CDS encoding ABC transporter permease, giving the protein MSWRVVARKDVRDAARSKTIWVLFGLLSLLSVGYAAVHSYLGPAEFPAFLGGLADVVGAVVPILALLLGYKSIVDDRTDGSMFLTLSFPHSRSDLIAGTLVGRAVVLLAPTLVALAAAGAVGAVRYGTDGAALYPLFVAATALYGVAFLGVAVGLSMWTTVDRWITLGAFGVYMLGVNLWGGLHSFALLFLHRFDGAVLADLPDWALLFRLAGPGESYDRLLAAAFDLGRAGRYVADGAPVYVDWWAAVVLLLAWFAVPLAAGYRRFRSTDL; this is encoded by the coding sequence GTGAGCTGGCGCGTCGTCGCTCGCAAAGACGTCCGCGACGCCGCGCGGTCGAAGACCATCTGGGTCCTGTTCGGCCTGCTGTCGCTCCTTTCGGTGGGTTACGCCGCCGTCCACAGCTACCTCGGTCCCGCCGAGTTCCCGGCGTTCTTGGGTGGGCTTGCCGACGTCGTCGGCGCGGTCGTGCCGATACTCGCGCTGTTGCTCGGGTACAAGTCGATCGTCGACGACCGGACCGACGGCAGCATGTTCCTGACGCTGTCGTTCCCCCACTCCCGGAGCGACCTGATCGCCGGCACACTCGTCGGTCGCGCGGTCGTGTTGCTCGCCCCGACGCTCGTGGCACTGGCCGCGGCGGGCGCGGTCGGTGCCGTCCGCTACGGGACCGACGGCGCCGCGCTGTACCCGCTGTTCGTCGCCGCCACCGCGCTCTACGGCGTCGCCTTCCTCGGGGTCGCCGTCGGCCTCTCGATGTGGACGACCGTCGACCGGTGGATCACGCTCGGCGCGTTCGGCGTCTACATGCTCGGGGTGAACCTCTGGGGCGGCCTCCACTCGTTCGCGTTGCTCTTCCTCCATCGCTTCGACGGCGCCGTCCTGGCCGACCTCCCCGACTGGGCGCTGCTGTTCCGGCTGGCCGGCCCGGGCGAGTCGTACGACCGGCTGCTGGCCGCCGCGTTCGACCTCGGCCGCGCCGGTCGCTACGTGGCCGACGGCGCCCCCGTCTACGTCGACTGGTGGGCCGCCGTCGTCCTGCTGCTCGCCTGGTTCGCGGTGCCGCTGGCGGCCGGCTATCGACGGTTCCGGAGTACCGACCTCTGA
- a CDS encoding nascent polypeptide-associated complex protein — MFPGGGGMNDRKMQQMMKQMGIDMTDLDAEEVVIRTPDEELVFTDADVQRMDAQGQQTYTIVGEPESHERGEGDGDEPAIAESDDEAGAATIPDEDVELVATRAGASEDDAREALEETNGDLAAAIERLE, encoded by the coding sequence ATGTTCCCAGGAGGCGGCGGCATGAACGACCGCAAGATGCAGCAGATGATGAAGCAGATGGGCATCGATATGACCGACCTCGACGCCGAGGAGGTCGTCATCCGAACCCCCGACGAGGAGCTCGTCTTCACCGACGCGGACGTCCAGCGGATGGACGCCCAGGGCCAGCAGACCTACACCATCGTCGGCGAGCCAGAGTCCCACGAGCGCGGCGAGGGCGACGGCGACGAGCCGGCGATCGCGGAGAGCGACGACGAGGCCGGGGCGGCGACGATCCCCGACGAGGACGTGGAACTGGTCGCGACCCGAGCGGGCGCCAGCGAGGACGACGCTCGCGAAGCGCTCGAAGAGACGAACGGCGACCTGGCGGCGGCCATCGAGCGGTTAGAGTGA
- a CDS encoding methyltransferase domain-containing protein gives MSLLFVHEAEDREYLLSPGETLECDLGVLEVPEDVTPGEIVESHIGEPFTARKLRGPDLFNHFERTGAPMMPRDIGLIVGHTGVSTEDDVLDAGTGTGVLAAYLGRCGASVTTFERDPEFAEVARENVALAGVADRVDVRTGDVTDQLGDLDRYDVVTLDTEDAPTMVERTPNLLRDGGYVAVYSPFVEGTREAVSAAHEVGLTEVETLETIQREMDFDDRGSRPSTAGVGHTGYLTFARRV, from the coding sequence GTGAGCCTGCTGTTCGTCCACGAAGCGGAGGACCGGGAGTACCTGCTCTCGCCCGGCGAGACGCTGGAGTGCGACCTGGGCGTCCTCGAAGTGCCAGAGGACGTGACACCCGGGGAGATCGTCGAGAGCCACATCGGCGAGCCGTTCACCGCGCGGAAGCTCCGCGGCCCGGATCTGTTCAACCACTTCGAGCGGACGGGCGCGCCGATGATGCCTCGCGATATCGGGCTCATCGTGGGCCACACCGGCGTTTCCACCGAGGACGACGTGCTCGACGCCGGGACCGGAACGGGCGTGCTGGCTGCGTATCTCGGCCGCTGTGGCGCGTCGGTGACGACCTTCGAGCGCGACCCCGAGTTCGCCGAGGTGGCCCGCGAGAACGTGGCACTGGCCGGCGTGGCCGACCGCGTGGACGTTCGCACGGGCGACGTGACCGACCAGCTGGGCGATCTGGACCGATACGACGTGGTGACCCTCGACACGGAGGACGCGCCGACGATGGTCGAGCGGACGCCCAATTTGCTCCGCGACGGCGGCTACGTCGCGGTGTACTCGCCGTTCGTCGAGGGGACCCGGGAGGCGGTCTCGGCCGCCCACGAGGTCGGGCTCACCGAAGTCGAGACCCTGGAGACGATCCAGCGCGAGATGGACTTCGACGACCGCGGGTCTCGGCCGTCGACCGCCGGCGTCGGCCACACCGGCTACCTGACCTTCGCGCGGCGAGTGTAG